A region from the Simiduia sp. 21SJ11W-1 genome encodes:
- a CDS encoding M14 family metallocarboxypeptidase — protein MPNPPSPHRQPTYPIGTPGNPWGKAEKLQWQTLQKTERHYAKDVLPRIEALADRFSVQQYGELHYQDVTSAPGHYPLFAVHAANACDLPLVVITGGVHGYETSGVMGALLFLETVAQNYLQNFQLLVAPCVSPWGYETINRWNPAAVDPNRSFGVNGQAPEAQLLKAHVENLGLTPLAHIDLHETTDTDNSEFRPALAARDGVTNKNWNIPDGFYLVDCSARAQPQFQRAILDEVAKVTHIAEADENGKLIGTKLSQHGVIEYATQKLGLCAGMTQAPYTSTTEVYPDSPNATPAQCANAQVAAIVGGLNFLQQRAGS, from the coding sequence ATGCCAAACCCACCCAGCCCCCACCGCCAACCCACCTACCCCATCGGCACACCGGGCAACCCCTGGGGCAAGGCCGAAAAACTGCAATGGCAAACGCTGCAAAAAACCGAACGGCACTATGCAAAAGATGTGTTACCACGCATTGAGGCCCTGGCTGATCGCTTTAGCGTGCAACAATACGGTGAGCTCCACTACCAGGATGTCACAAGCGCGCCCGGCCACTACCCGCTGTTTGCGGTACACGCCGCCAATGCCTGCGATTTGCCTTTGGTGGTAATCACCGGCGGTGTGCACGGCTATGAAACCAGCGGGGTTATGGGGGCACTGTTGTTTTTGGAAACCGTGGCGCAAAACTACCTGCAGAATTTTCAACTGCTGGTGGCCCCCTGCGTAAGCCCCTGGGGTTATGAAACCATCAATCGCTGGAACCCGGCAGCGGTAGACCCGAACCGCTCGTTTGGCGTAAACGGCCAGGCACCGGAGGCGCAACTGTTAAAGGCCCATGTGGAAAACCTGGGCTTAACACCGCTTGCCCACATAGACCTGCACGAAACCACCGATACCGACAACTCCGAATTCCGCCCGGCGCTGGCCGCGCGCGATGGCGTGACCAACAAAAATTGGAACATACCCGACGGCTTCTATCTGGTAGATTGCAGCGCCCGCGCGCAGCCGCAATTTCAACGTGCAATACTCGATGAAGTGGCAAAAGTCACGCACATTGCCGAAGCAGATGAAAACGGCAAGCTGATTGGCACCAAGCTGTCGCAACACGGCGTGATTGAATACGCAACCCAAAAGCTGGGGCTTTGTGCGGGCATGACGCAAGCACCCTACACCAGCACCACCGAAGTCTACCCCGATAGCCCAAACGCCACGCCCGCACAATGTGCAAACGCGCAAGTGGCGGCCATTGTGGGCGGTTTGAACTTCCTGCAGCAGCGCGCCGGCAGCTAA
- a CDS encoding aminoacyl-tRNA deacylase, translating into MEVSRSIAHYLQSRQIPYQVIEHPPAYNALQTARTAQIAPIQMAKAVVVKEDDQYIMCILPATHLLVLDWLDRERAGRHRLALEAELNALFPDCAPGAIPALGQVYGMKVIWDNSLNNHDEIYFEAGDHRHLVHLAKQELMNLMCTVEHATIACPQANAEFRRITH; encoded by the coding sequence ATGGAAGTTTCCCGATCCATCGCCCACTACCTGCAAAGCCGGCAAATCCCCTACCAGGTGATTGAGCATCCACCGGCCTACAACGCATTGCAAACGGCCCGCACTGCACAAATTGCCCCCATCCAAATGGCGAAAGCCGTGGTGGTGAAAGAAGACGACCAGTACATTATGTGCATCTTGCCCGCCACTCACCTGCTGGTACTAGACTGGTTAGACCGCGAGCGCGCAGGGCGCCACCGCCTGGCGCTGGAAGCCGAACTCAATGCCCTGTTTCCCGATTGCGCGCCCGGCGCCATTCCGGCGCTCGGCCAGGTGTATGGCATGAAAGTCATCTGGGACAACAGCCTCAACAATCACGATGAAATCTATTTTGAAGCCGGCGATCACCGGCATCTGGTGCACCTGGCCAAGCAGGAGCTCATGAACCTCATGTGCACCGTTGAACACGCAACCATCGCCTGCCCACAGGCGAACGCCGAGTTCCGACGCATTACCCACTAG
- a CDS encoding acyl-CoA thioesterase — protein sequence MTRAANAAFESRQAQSETRIVKAIFPNTTNHHNTLFGGQALSWMDEAAFISATRFCRKPLVTVSTDRIDFKEPIPAGTFVELVARVAQVGRTSLTVRVDIFIESMYADGQHQAISGEFKFVAIDDNRRPTPVLD from the coding sequence ATGACCAGAGCCGCGAACGCAGCATTTGAATCACGCCAGGCACAATCGGAAACACGTATTGTGAAGGCCATCTTTCCCAACACCACCAATCACCACAACACCTTGTTTGGCGGCCAGGCGCTCTCGTGGATGGATGAAGCCGCGTTTATTTCCGCCACCCGCTTTTGCCGCAAACCGCTGGTGACGGTGTCAACCGATCGCATTGATTTCAAAGAGCCCATTCCCGCGGGCACTTTTGTGGAGCTTGTGGCAAGGGTGGCGCAGGTGGGCCGCACCAGCCTGACGGTGCGGGTGGATATTTTTATTGAAAGCATGTACGCAGACGGCCAGCACCAGGCCATTAGCGGCGAATTTAAATTCGTCGCAATTGATGATAATCGCCGCCCGACGCCAGTATTGGATTAG
- a CDS encoding cupin domain-containing protein: MTELKNVFKNLPDARANEVFEQLAGAGNCKIERIVSQGQTTPAGEWYDQPGTEWVLVLEGEALLEMDNGRQHHLHAGDHITLPAHCRHRVAWTKPDAATIWLAVHYTD, from the coding sequence ATGACTGAACTGAAAAACGTTTTTAAGAACCTGCCCGATGCCCGCGCCAATGAAGTCTTTGAGCAATTGGCAGGCGCCGGCAACTGCAAAATTGAACGCATAGTAAGCCAGGGCCAAACAACACCTGCAGGCGAGTGGTACGACCAACCCGGCACCGAGTGGGTACTCGTGCTTGAGGGCGAGGCCCTATTGGAAATGGACAACGGGCGGCAGCATCACCTACATGCCGGTGATCACATCACGCTGCCCGCCCACTGTCGCCACCGAGTGGCCTGGACAAAACCAGACGCAGCCACCATCTGGTTGGCCGTGCACTACACCGATTGA
- a CDS encoding type IV pili methyl-accepting chemotaxis transducer N-terminal domain-containing protein: MRALQFLLLGVLIALVPGQALATSMGEAIDRAGQQRMLSQRIAQSYLLSMIQPDKHKGPDTMARAIRQFETNAAVLQRFAGARPISGDLKKVLALWAGYKTLAEAPVSPGNAELLLVQSDALLASAHAYVQALEKLSGSNKGEVVNISGRQRMLSQRIAKNYFAYYLKLGGEERIKALYEDLAEYETVLGLLEENPLNTEDIVLKLRRVSGHFAYASKGFDGLMSLTGDRLIFVITGTTDAMLKNMDDVTKMYAAL; the protein is encoded by the coding sequence ATGAGAGCATTACAATTTCTACTATTGGGCGTGTTAATCGCTCTTGTGCCCGGCCAAGCATTGGCAACCAGCATGGGTGAGGCCATAGATCGTGCCGGCCAACAGCGCATGTTGTCGCAACGCATAGCGCAGAGTTACCTGCTCAGTATGATCCAGCCGGATAAACACAAAGGCCCGGATACAATGGCGCGCGCTATCAGGCAGTTTGAAACCAACGCCGCTGTGTTGCAGCGTTTTGCCGGTGCGCGCCCCATTAGCGGTGACCTGAAAAAAGTTCTCGCGCTTTGGGCTGGCTATAAAACCCTTGCCGAGGCGCCGGTATCACCCGGCAATGCAGAATTGTTGCTGGTGCAAAGTGACGCACTTTTGGCCAGTGCCCATGCCTATGTACAAGCGCTGGAAAAACTTTCCGGCTCCAATAAGGGTGAGGTGGTGAATATATCCGGGCGCCAGCGAATGCTCTCCCAGCGCATTGCCAAAAATTATTTCGCCTACTATTTAAAGCTGGGCGGTGAAGAACGTATTAAGGCGCTGTATGAAGATTTGGCGGAATACGAAACCGTGCTTGGCCTGCTGGAAGAAAACCCCCTCAACACTGAAGACATTGTGCTGAAGCTGCGCAGGGTTTCTGGCCACTTTGCCTACGCCAGCAAAGGCTTCGACGGCTTGATGTCGCTCACCGGTGATCGCCTGATATTCGTGATCACCGGCACCACCGATGCCATGCTAAAAAATATGGACGATGTGACAAAAATGTACGCCGCTTTGTAG
- a CDS encoding alginate export family protein — MKKMLLALSTSLLAGTAYADSSLETFMKNSQTKLDLRYRFEGVEQEGFVEDAAANTLRTRLSFTSGSVSGLSMGLEFDDVRHLGSDDFNSTGNGNGAYPVVADPRGTDLNQWYAKYTTGSFTATGGRQRIVLDDQRFVGGVAWRQNEQTYDGVRLQAKTEIFAADYSYVAQVNRIFGPEGNGATINGDVHLLNGAWSITEGQKIVGFYYHMDFEDAASASNQTLGVRYQGSFDPFSITASYATQNETGDAPVEYSADYFLIEASAKVSSLTATAGYEILGSDSGIRAFQTPLATGHKFQGFADKFLGTPANGIEDAYIGAAMPIGPVKVALTYHDFKAAEGSAKYGTEWDLVVAYAVNEQLKTLIKFADYSADDYATDTQKIWFQVQLSL; from the coding sequence ATGAAAAAAATGCTACTCGCTCTATCTACCTCCCTCCTGGCAGGCACCGCCTATGCAGATTCCAGCCTGGAAACCTTCATGAAAAACAGCCAAACCAAGCTCGACCTGCGCTACCGTTTTGAAGGCGTTGAACAAGAAGGCTTTGTTGAAGATGCCGCAGCTAACACCTTGCGCACGCGGCTGAGCTTTACCTCAGGCAGTGTGAGCGGCCTGAGCATGGGCCTGGAATTTGACGACGTGCGCCACTTGGGCAGCGATGACTTTAACAGCACAGGCAATGGCAACGGTGCCTACCCGGTAGTGGCAGATCCACGCGGTACAGACTTAAACCAATGGTATGCAAAATACACAACCGGGAGCTTTACCGCTACCGGTGGCCGTCAGCGCATAGTGCTAGATGATCAGCGCTTCGTGGGCGGGGTGGCCTGGCGCCAGAATGAGCAAACCTACGATGGCGTTAGGCTGCAAGCAAAAACCGAAATTTTTGCCGCAGACTACAGCTATGTGGCTCAGGTAAATCGGATCTTTGGGCCAGAGGGCAACGGCGCAACCATCAACGGTGATGTACACCTGTTGAATGGTGCCTGGTCTATTACTGAAGGCCAAAAAATCGTGGGCTTTTACTACCACATGGATTTTGAAGATGCCGCGAGCGCATCCAACCAAACCCTTGGCGTTCGCTACCAAGGCAGCTTCGACCCCTTCAGCATCACCGCAAGTTACGCCACACAAAATGAAACCGGCGATGCGCCTGTTGAATACAGCGCCGACTACTTCCTGATAGAGGCCAGTGCAAAAGTCAGCAGCCTAACCGCAACCGCTGGCTACGAAATACTGGGTTCTGATAGCGGCATAAGAGCCTTTCAAACACCCTTGGCAACCGGGCACAAGTTCCAGGGCTTTGCAGACAAATTCCTGGGCACCCCCGCCAACGGCATTGAAGATGCCTACATTGGCGCAGCCATGCCCATTGGCCCTGTTAAGGTTGCCCTGACCTACCACGACTTCAAAGCCGCCGAAGGTAGCGCTAAGTACGGCACCGAATGGGATTTGGTTGTGGCCTACGCCGTTAACGAGCAGTTAAAAACCCTGATTAAATTTGCAGACTACAGCGCAGACGACTACGCAACCGATACGCAAAAAATCTGGTTCCAGGTACAGCTGAGCCTGTAA
- a CDS encoding CmpA/NrtA family ABC transporter substrate-binding protein produces MRSVKTLITALALSLSLANTSQAAEPEKDELKFGFIKLTDMAPLAIALEKGFFEEEGLFVELEAQANWKVLLDRVITGELDGAHMLAGQPLGATIGYGTQAHIVTAFSMDLNGNGITVSNAVWEDMKKNIPHENGKPVHPIKADYLKPVVEAYKADGKPFNMGMVFPVSTHNYELRYWLAAGGIHPGFYAPHKSDTSGQLQADVLLSVTPPPQMPATLEAGTIYGYCVGEPWNQQAVFKGIGVPVITDYEIWRNNPEKVFGVSKTWADKYPQTHIAVVKAMIRAAQWLDANDNANRPEAVKILAKPYYVGADAEVIANSMTGTFEYEKGDKREVPDFNTFFRHHATYPYYSDAIWYLTQMRRWGQIADAKPDSWYMDIAKKVYRPDIYKLAAAELVEEGKMQASDFPAADETGFKGPQTGFIDGVVYDGREPNAYLEKFSIGLKARDTL; encoded by the coding sequence ATGAGAAGCGTTAAAACCCTGATCACAGCCCTGGCCTTAAGTTTAAGCCTTGCCAACACAAGCCAGGCCGCAGAGCCTGAAAAAGACGAGCTTAAATTTGGCTTTATCAAGCTTACCGATATGGCGCCACTGGCCATTGCACTGGAAAAAGGTTTCTTTGAAGAAGAGGGCCTGTTTGTAGAGCTTGAAGCCCAGGCTAACTGGAAAGTGCTACTTGATCGCGTGATTACCGGCGAGCTGGACGGAGCCCACATGCTGGCAGGCCAACCACTGGGCGCAACCATTGGCTACGGCACCCAAGCACACATTGTGACGGCCTTCAGCATGGATTTAAACGGTAACGGCATTACCGTTTCCAATGCCGTATGGGAAGACATGAAGAAAAATATTCCCCACGAAAACGGCAAGCCCGTGCACCCCATTAAAGCAGACTACCTAAAACCTGTGGTAGAGGCCTACAAAGCCGATGGCAAGCCATTCAACATGGGCATGGTGTTTCCCGTGTCCACCCACAACTATGAACTGCGCTACTGGCTGGCGGCCGGCGGTATTCACCCGGGCTTCTATGCGCCACACAAAAGCGACACCTCAGGCCAATTACAAGCCGATGTATTGCTGAGTGTAACGCCACCACCACAAATGCCCGCCACCCTGGAAGCTGGCACCATTTATGGCTACTGCGTGGGCGAGCCATGGAACCAGCAAGCAGTGTTCAAGGGTATAGGGGTGCCGGTAATTACCGACTACGAAATTTGGCGTAACAACCCGGAAAAAGTATTCGGCGTAAGTAAAACCTGGGCCGACAAATACCCACAAACACACATCGCCGTTGTGAAAGCCATGATTCGTGCCGCCCAATGGCTGGATGCCAACGACAACGCCAACCGACCGGAAGCTGTGAAAATTCTGGCAAAGCCCTACTACGTAGGCGCCGATGCCGAAGTGATTGCCAACAGCATGACCGGCACCTTCGAATATGAAAAAGGCGACAAACGCGAAGTGCCAGACTTCAACACCTTCTTCCGCCACCACGCCACCTACCCCTACTACAGCGATGCCATCTGGTACCTCACGCAAATGCGCCGCTGGGGCCAGATCGCTGATGCCAAGCCAGACAGCTGGTACATGGACATCGCCAAAAAAGTATACCGCCCAGACATCTACAAACTCGCCGCAGCGGAGCTTGTAGAAGAAGGCAAGATGCAGGCATCGGATTTCCCGGCTGCCGATGAAACAGGATTTAAAGGCCCGCAAACAGGGTTCATTGATGGCGTGGTATACGACGGCCGCGAACCCAATGCCTACCTGGAGAAATTCTCCATCGGCCTGAAAGCGCGCGACACACTTTAA